One stretch of Mycolicibacterium fallax DNA includes these proteins:
- the istB gene encoding IS21-like element helper ATPase IstB — MLTAENDSRARSRRARLLTAARLPAAKSLDGYDWTAVGFPDGYGRQQLADLEFLDHAQDLILFGDVGTGKTHLATALAAEACQRGIPARYFTTSSLVMTLRRAKDTGRLDRELATLAKIPLLVLDELGYLPIDPEGARLLFQVISEAYEKRSLIITTNLEFSKWGTVFGDDNMAAAIIDRLVHHGRLLRFRGDSYRVSHALMK; from the coding sequence ATGCTGACCGCGGAGAACGACTCCCGGGCCCGTTCCCGGCGGGCCCGGCTGCTGACCGCCGCCCGGCTGCCCGCAGCCAAATCCCTCGACGGCTACGACTGGACCGCCGTCGGGTTCCCCGACGGCTACGGACGCCAGCAGCTCGCCGACCTGGAATTCCTCGACCACGCCCAAGACCTGATCCTCTTCGGCGATGTCGGGACCGGCAAAACGCATCTGGCCACCGCCTTGGCCGCCGAAGCCTGCCAGCGCGGCATCCCGGCCCGCTACTTCACCACCTCCAGCCTGGTGATGACGCTGCGCCGCGCCAAAGACACCGGCCGCCTCGACCGGGAGCTGGCCACCCTCGCCAAAATCCCGCTGCTGGTCCTCGACGAACTCGGCTACCTACCGATCGACCCCGAAGGAGCGCGGCTGCTGTTCCAGGTCATCTCCGAGGCCTACGAAAAACGCAGCCTCATCATCACCACCAACCTTGAATTCTCGAAGTGGGGAACGGTGTTCGGAGACGACAACATGGCCGCGGCGATCATCGACCGCCTCGTGCACCACGGACGGCTCCTACGCTTCCGCGGCGACTCCTACCGCGTCAGCCACGCCCTCATGAAATGA